Proteins encoded in a region of the Carassius auratus strain Wakin chromosome 21, ASM336829v1, whole genome shotgun sequence genome:
- the LOC113038749 gene encoding heat shock protein beta-11 codes for MLCPSTFQPHLSPFMDFHWPVRSLWPETRPLFFQIEKEMMRHMQEMRQNLEFMERLHQRIFDEIDHVPPMTTFKPISFQLQKEGSQYALTLDTKDFTPEDLSVKQVGRKLRVSGKTEKKQDDGKGAFSYRCQEFRQEFNLPEGVNPEMVTCSLNNGQLQIQAPKEANAVSNERVIPITYTPAVKSPVPQSPQLESQAAETDATDI; via the coding sequence ATGCTTTGCCCAAGCACATTTCAGCCTCACCTCAGCCCATTCATGGACTTCCACTGGCCAGTGCGCAGTCTGTGGCCAGAGACCAGACCTCTGTTCTTTCAGATCGAGAAAGAAATGATGAGACACATGCAGGAGATGAGGCAAAACCTGGAGTTCATGGAACGCCTGCACCAAAGGATATTCGACGAGATTGACCATGTTCCACCCATGACGACATTCAAACCCATCTCATTCCAGCTCCAAAAGGAAGGAAGCCAATATGCACTGACACTAGATACAAAGGATTTCACTCCAGAGGACCTGTCTGTCAAACAAGTGGGCAGGAAGTTGCGGGTGAGCGGCAAGACAGAGAAGAAGCAAGACGACGGGAAAGGAGCGTTCTCGTACAGATGCCAAGAATTCAGACAGGAGTTTAACCTTCCTGAAGGTGTGAATCCTGAAATGGTGACCTGTTCTTTAAATAATGGCCAACTACAGATACAAGCACCAAAAGAAGCCAATGCTGTGAGCAACGAGAGAGTGATTCCCATTACATACACTCCTGCTGTGAAAAGTCCTGTTCCTCAGAGCCCTCAACTTGAGAGCCAAGCAGCTGAGACGGACGCTACAGATATTTGA
- the LOC113038724 gene encoding zinc finger protein 345-like isoform X2, with protein sequence MTAVFHELLSSVMGVLVESVVSELSKHLSDFTTVLSEEWKRNKSTAVNKNRLKQANQAKTEFAVFMELLSKATVETMVKLIHDRISAQVLDATAKCRLSKQDKLNEDQAAASEPENNVLLEPEQNKDYVMESEHHENSVQAANTQYHQLSSRPTDILASSLSLSESLPSTSTNVAAEERQKPFICESCGVSFSDMALLNIHNALHKDRPFNCLTCGNTFKMMKCLMKHQRFHTSPELSIEFEATLNEEEFIVQLETCDAVSTSLETLEVTTHEILQSNLDSEDISCAVLESSQYVTESFVQGLNINIENTDNQPNTTANTDMIKQSNDGLFRCKTCGKCFELRWKFINHVRAHVKHYKCSHCEKRFTMRSCLIRHVAMHTGAQLFKCEICSKSFVFQASLEKHRRLHTAEKTVTCPNCQKVFPGKRSFGRHRCKAVEMLYNCPVCDKQFKIKQNMLDHQTLHTGEKPYCCEICGDFYSCERYLKNHQKSHIEKTYEYPCELCDKRFGARKHLQAHMLVHTREKRYACDVCDKKFATSGNLNRHKAGHTGVKLYGCPICLKRYTTAYALKMHMHKHTSSKPFLCDVCGKGFTSSDYMKRHKRIIHAGRRDCVCSICNKAFIFPSSLNQHMLVHTGEKHHARLVSPLLKKFSCDHCQKKFYSQAALTVHQRVHTKEKPYSCMVCGKRFGYSSSIQMHMRIHTGERPFGCDVCGKTFSQAVHLRTHQRVHTGLKSFSCESCGKKFVDHRNLKQHKCKYAM encoded by the exons ATGACGGCAGTATTTCACGAGTTACTGTCCTCCGTTATGGGGGTGTTAGTTGAAAGTGTCGTGTCGGAGTTGAGCAAACATCTCTCCGACTTCACGACTGTCTTATCTGAGGAGTGGAAGCGCAACAAGAGCACTGCAGTGAACAAAAACAGACTTAAACAGGCCAATCAAGCCAAAACT GAGTTTGCTGTGTTCATGGAGCTGTTGAGTAAAGCCACAGTAGAGACGATGGTTAAACTGATTCATGATCGCATCTCAGCTCAAGTACTGGACGCTACAGCAAAGTGTCGGCTCTCAAAGCAAGATAAGCTAAATG AGGATCAAGCAGCCGCATCTGAGCCAGAAAATAATGTGCTTCTTGAGCCTGAACAGAACAAGGATTATGTAATGGAATCTGAACATCATGAAAACTCTGTACAAGCAGCAAATACTCAGTACCATCAGCTGTCATCTAGACCCACTGATATTCTGGCAAGCAGTTTAAGTTTGAGTGAAAGCCTGCCTTCCACGAGCACAAACGTAGCTGCTGAGGAGAGACAGAAGCCATTCATTTGTGAGTCCTGTGGAGTATCTTTCAGTGACATGGCCCTGTTAAACATTCACAATGCTTTACACAAAGACAGACCTTTCAATTGTTTGACATGTGGCAATACTTTCAAAATGATGAAATGCTTGATGAAGCACCAGAGATTTCACACGTCTCCAGAACTGAGTATTGAGTTCGAAGCCACTCTGAATGAAGAAGAATTCATTGTGCAGCTTGAAACCTGTGATGCTGTAAGTACATCTCTGGAAACACTAGAGGTCACTACACACG AAATTCTCCAAAGTAACTTGGACAGCGAAGACATATCTTGTGCTGTTTTGGAAAGCAGTCAGTATGTAACCGAATCATTTGTGCAAGGTTTAAATATTAACATCGAAAACACAGACAACCAGCCCAACACCACAGCTAACACGGATATGATAAAACAGTCGAATGATGGTTTGTTCCGATGCAAAACATGCGGCAAGTGTTTTGAACTGAGGTGGAAGTTCATTAACCACGTTCGGGCTCATGTGAAACATTACAAATGTTCGCATTGCGAGAAGCGCTTTACTATGAGAAGCTGCCTCATCAGACACGTAGCGATGCACACTGGAGCCCAGCTATTCAAATGTGAGATATGTTCCAAGTCTTTTGTATTTCAGGCCTCCCTGGAAAAGCACAGGCGTCTTCATACGGCAGAAAAAACGGTTACTTGCCCAAATTGTCAGAAGGTTTTTCCCGGCAAGCGTTCTTTCGGCAGACACAGATGCAAAGCAGTTGAAATGCTCTACAACTGTCCCGTATGTGACAAGcagttcaaaataaaacaaaacatgcttGACCACCAAACACTGCACACTGGCGAGAAGCCCTACTGTTGCGAGATATGTGGCGATTTTTATAGCTGCGAGCGATATTTGAAAAATCACCAAAAGAGTCACATCGAGAAAACCTACGAATATCCGTGCGAACTCTGCGACAAGCGGTTCGGTGCTCGCAAACATCTGCAAGCTCATATGCTTGTGCACACAAGGGAAAAGCGATACGCTTGCGACGTATGCGATAAGAAGTTCGCCACCTCTGGAAACCTCAACAGGCACAAAGCCGGTCACACAGGAGTGAAGTTGTACGGCTGTCCGATATGTTTGAAAAGGTACACTACAGCGTATGCCCTGAAGatgcacatgcacaaacacacttcaAGCAAACCGTTTCTTTGTGACGTTTGCGGTAAGGGATTTACCAGTTCAGACTACATGAAAAGGCACAAGCGAATTATTCACGCAGGAAGAAGGGATTGTGTGTGTTCGATCTGTAATAAGGCCTTCATATTCCCCAGTTCTCTTAATCAGCACATGCTTGTACATACAGGAGAGAAACATCACGCGCGACTGGTCAGTCCTTTGTTGAAGAAGTTCAGTTGCGATCATTGTCAGAAGAAGTTCTACTCACAAGCCGCCCTTACAGTACACCAGAGGGTTCACACGAAGGAAAAGCCGTATAGTTGCATGGTTTGTGGAAAGAGGTTTGGGTATTCCAGCAGTATTCAGATGCACATGAGAATCCATACAGGGGAGAGACCTTTTGGTTGTGATGTTTGTGGTAAAACGTTCAGTCAGGCTGTGCATCTGAGGACCCATCAGCGAGTGCACACTGGTCTGAAGTCGTTCAGTTGTGAGAGCTGTGGGAAGAAGTTTGTGGATCATAGAAATCTTaaacaacataaatgtaaatatgccaTGTAA
- the LOC113038724 gene encoding zinc finger protein 345-like isoform X1: MTAVFHELLSSVMGVLVESVVSELSKHLSDFTTVLSEEWKRNKSTAVNKNRLKQANQAKTKEFAVFMELLSKATVETMVKLIHDRISAQVLDATAKCRLSKQDKLNEDQAAASEPENNVLLEPEQNKDYVMESEHHENSVQAANTQYHQLSSRPTDILASSLSLSESLPSTSTNVAAEERQKPFICESCGVSFSDMALLNIHNALHKDRPFNCLTCGNTFKMMKCLMKHQRFHTSPELSIEFEATLNEEEFIVQLETCDAVSTSLETLEVTTHEILQSNLDSEDISCAVLESSQYVTESFVQGLNINIENTDNQPNTTANTDMIKQSNDGLFRCKTCGKCFELRWKFINHVRAHVKHYKCSHCEKRFTMRSCLIRHVAMHTGAQLFKCEICSKSFVFQASLEKHRRLHTAEKTVTCPNCQKVFPGKRSFGRHRCKAVEMLYNCPVCDKQFKIKQNMLDHQTLHTGEKPYCCEICGDFYSCERYLKNHQKSHIEKTYEYPCELCDKRFGARKHLQAHMLVHTREKRYACDVCDKKFATSGNLNRHKAGHTGVKLYGCPICLKRYTTAYALKMHMHKHTSSKPFLCDVCGKGFTSSDYMKRHKRIIHAGRRDCVCSICNKAFIFPSSLNQHMLVHTGEKHHARLVSPLLKKFSCDHCQKKFYSQAALTVHQRVHTKEKPYSCMVCGKRFGYSSSIQMHMRIHTGERPFGCDVCGKTFSQAVHLRTHQRVHTGLKSFSCESCGKKFVDHRNLKQHKCKYAM; encoded by the exons ATGACGGCAGTATTTCACGAGTTACTGTCCTCCGTTATGGGGGTGTTAGTTGAAAGTGTCGTGTCGGAGTTGAGCAAACATCTCTCCGACTTCACGACTGTCTTATCTGAGGAGTGGAAGCGCAACAAGAGCACTGCAGTGAACAAAAACAGACTTAAACAGGCCAATCAAGCCAAAACT AAGGAGTTTGCTGTGTTCATGGAGCTGTTGAGTAAAGCCACAGTAGAGACGATGGTTAAACTGATTCATGATCGCATCTCAGCTCAAGTACTGGACGCTACAGCAAAGTGTCGGCTCTCAAAGCAAGATAAGCTAAATG AGGATCAAGCAGCCGCATCTGAGCCAGAAAATAATGTGCTTCTTGAGCCTGAACAGAACAAGGATTATGTAATGGAATCTGAACATCATGAAAACTCTGTACAAGCAGCAAATACTCAGTACCATCAGCTGTCATCTAGACCCACTGATATTCTGGCAAGCAGTTTAAGTTTGAGTGAAAGCCTGCCTTCCACGAGCACAAACGTAGCTGCTGAGGAGAGACAGAAGCCATTCATTTGTGAGTCCTGTGGAGTATCTTTCAGTGACATGGCCCTGTTAAACATTCACAATGCTTTACACAAAGACAGACCTTTCAATTGTTTGACATGTGGCAATACTTTCAAAATGATGAAATGCTTGATGAAGCACCAGAGATTTCACACGTCTCCAGAACTGAGTATTGAGTTCGAAGCCACTCTGAATGAAGAAGAATTCATTGTGCAGCTTGAAACCTGTGATGCTGTAAGTACATCTCTGGAAACACTAGAGGTCACTACACACG AAATTCTCCAAAGTAACTTGGACAGCGAAGACATATCTTGTGCTGTTTTGGAAAGCAGTCAGTATGTAACCGAATCATTTGTGCAAGGTTTAAATATTAACATCGAAAACACAGACAACCAGCCCAACACCACAGCTAACACGGATATGATAAAACAGTCGAATGATGGTTTGTTCCGATGCAAAACATGCGGCAAGTGTTTTGAACTGAGGTGGAAGTTCATTAACCACGTTCGGGCTCATGTGAAACATTACAAATGTTCGCATTGCGAGAAGCGCTTTACTATGAGAAGCTGCCTCATCAGACACGTAGCGATGCACACTGGAGCCCAGCTATTCAAATGTGAGATATGTTCCAAGTCTTTTGTATTTCAGGCCTCCCTGGAAAAGCACAGGCGTCTTCATACGGCAGAAAAAACGGTTACTTGCCCAAATTGTCAGAAGGTTTTTCCCGGCAAGCGTTCTTTCGGCAGACACAGATGCAAAGCAGTTGAAATGCTCTACAACTGTCCCGTATGTGACAAGcagttcaaaataaaacaaaacatgcttGACCACCAAACACTGCACACTGGCGAGAAGCCCTACTGTTGCGAGATATGTGGCGATTTTTATAGCTGCGAGCGATATTTGAAAAATCACCAAAAGAGTCACATCGAGAAAACCTACGAATATCCGTGCGAACTCTGCGACAAGCGGTTCGGTGCTCGCAAACATCTGCAAGCTCATATGCTTGTGCACACAAGGGAAAAGCGATACGCTTGCGACGTATGCGATAAGAAGTTCGCCACCTCTGGAAACCTCAACAGGCACAAAGCCGGTCACACAGGAGTGAAGTTGTACGGCTGTCCGATATGTTTGAAAAGGTACACTACAGCGTATGCCCTGAAGatgcacatgcacaaacacacttcaAGCAAACCGTTTCTTTGTGACGTTTGCGGTAAGGGATTTACCAGTTCAGACTACATGAAAAGGCACAAGCGAATTATTCACGCAGGAAGAAGGGATTGTGTGTGTTCGATCTGTAATAAGGCCTTCATATTCCCCAGTTCTCTTAATCAGCACATGCTTGTACATACAGGAGAGAAACATCACGCGCGACTGGTCAGTCCTTTGTTGAAGAAGTTCAGTTGCGATCATTGTCAGAAGAAGTTCTACTCACAAGCCGCCCTTACAGTACACCAGAGGGTTCACACGAAGGAAAAGCCGTATAGTTGCATGGTTTGTGGAAAGAGGTTTGGGTATTCCAGCAGTATTCAGATGCACATGAGAATCCATACAGGGGAGAGACCTTTTGGTTGTGATGTTTGTGGTAAAACGTTCAGTCAGGCTGTGCATCTGAGGACCCATCAGCGAGTGCACACTGGTCTGAAGTCGTTCAGTTGTGAGAGCTGTGGGAAGAAGTTTGTGGATCATAGAAATCTTaaacaacataaatgtaaatatgccaTGTAA
- the atp5mea gene encoding ATP synthase membrane subunit ea codes for MVPPVQVSPLIKTARWSALLIGLIYGKQRYDYLKPIAAEERRIEEEEKKLREEQERIYKQLSEANSDTILK; via the exons ATGGTTCCTCCCGTTCAAGTCTCCCCGCTCATCAAG ACAGCAAGATGGTCAGCCTTGCTAATTGGATTAATTTATGGGAAGCAAAGATATG ATTATCTGAAGCCCATTGCTGCTGAAGAAAGGAGGAttgaggaggaagagaagaaaCTCAGGGAAGAGCAGGAGCGTATTTACAAACAGCTTTCTGAAG CAAACTCTGACACCATTCTGAAGTAA
- the LOC113038741 gene encoding plasminogen activator inhibitor 1 RNA-binding protein, whose protein sequence is MKELVTLEEMPDEEYGCAVANRFGRLLNDESDPFDILYAAGVEKKQKKKKEEPKKTSTTIKSGKKESQRDRKIVLPVGGGEQGQVCLARGEVEERIERRVTFERKFSDADTPLSFSVERPVDVLDRPVRGRGTGRGRGARGPGYPRSSDGFDQRGKREFERHSGSDRTSVRSEEKRSGSGSRNWGSMRDHMSEIEEGSPSEEVVENEETQEVVEADGENRPSETEKVIEVALEMTLDEWKALQEQSRPKVELNIRKADASVLSKAVVIHKSKFLEKHHNGLDDEDMVFRRPTNDITCQLEINFGSLARPSRGGRGGRGGRGRGAPSMPSLRSPQKLESAPNPDDPEDFPALA, encoded by the exons ATGAAGGAGTTAGTAACGTTAGAGGAGATGCCTGATGAAGAATACGGATGCGCCGTTGCTAATCGTTTCGGCCGACTGCTGAACGACGAATCCGACCCTTTCGACATCTTATACGCGGCAGGGGTAGAGaagaaacagaagaagaagaaagaggagCCAAAGAAAACCTCAACCACGATTAAATCTGGAAAGAAAGAGTCCCAAAGGGACAGGAAAATCGTTCTTCCCGTTGGCGGGGGAGAACAAG GCCAAGTCTGTCTTGCTCGTGGAGAGGTTGAGGAGCGAATAGAGAGACGCGTGACTTTTGAGCGCAAATTCAGCGACGCCGACACCCCCCTCAGTTTCTCTGTTGAGAG GCCTGTGGATGTGCTGGACAGGCCTGTCAGAGGAAGAGGTACAGGAAGAGGACGAGGAGCCCGAGGCCCAGGATATCCGAGATCCAGTGATGGATTTGACCAGAGGGGAAAGAGAGAGTTTGAGAGACACAGTGGCAGTGACCGAAC GAGTGTCCGATCAGAAGAGAAGCGCAGCGGCAGTGGATCCCGCAACTGGGGCTCGATGAGAGACCATATGAG TGAAATTGAAGAGGGGTCACCTAGTGAAGAGGTCGTTGAAAATGAGGAGACCCAAGAGGTAGTTGAGGCTGATGGAGAAAACAG ACCATCCGAGACTGAGAAAGTGATTGAGGTTGCCCTAGAGATGACATTGGATGAGTGGAAAGCCCTACAGGAGCAGAGCAGGCCAAAGGTGGAGCTGAATATCCGTAAGGCAGATGCCTCTGTGCTGTCCAAGGCCGTGGTCATCCATAAGTCCAAATTCCTTGAG AAACATCATAATGGCTTGGATGATGAGGATATGGTTTTCCGCCGCCCGACCAATGACATCACTTGTCAACTGGAGATCAACTTTGGCAGCCTGGCTCGGCCCTCTCGTGGTGGGAGAGGAGGACGGGGTGGTCGTGGCCGTGGGGCTCCATCCATGCCCTCCCTAAGATCTCCACAAAAGCTTGAATCT GCTCCAAACCCAGATGATCCAGAAGATTTCCCTGCACTGGCCTAG